A stretch of Henckelia pumila isolate YLH828 chromosome 4, ASM3356847v2, whole genome shotgun sequence DNA encodes these proteins:
- the LOC140862700 gene encoding probable LRR receptor-like serine/threonine-protein kinase At1g14390 isoform X4, which produces MGCLRTFVPVLLSWIFFTSTTLQLGSYETQVLFQLRKHLEYPAFLNVWENFNGDLCSFASPPQMSIKCENDSVTELRIMGDKPAKLLDLRENNFDSELPFVPAGLANVFLSNNSFSGLIHEQFGMLSELQHLDLSKNFLSGTPPAALFSLPNISYLNLSSNILGGPLQEDLKCGEALSLVDLSDNRFTGLLPSCLSTADNRVVKISGNCFSIDSRNQHPPAYCKEMDKRKTKSTVKEIALLLGVIGGIVIIVLTLLAVGFLFFCKRQHAQGTVDQRTPAKVVQDDPPSGISPELLVNARIISQAAKLGTQNAPAYRVFSIVELEEATNGFHPAVFLGEGSTGKVYKGRLENGTLVAVRSLALQRKYSVRNLKLQLDLLSKLSHPHLVGLLGHCIDGRVQSDSATDRLFLVYEFVPNGNFRSLLSETCPEKVQKWSDRLAVLIGVAKAVHFLHTGVIPPCFSNRLKTNNVLLDEHGIAKLSDYGMSMIADETENAEAKGHGFKPRHEAKLEDDVYSFGFIMLESLVGPVVSEKGEEFLVNEMASFSSQDYRRKIVDPVVLTTSSQESLSIVISITNKCISAESSSSLPSFEDVLWNLQYAAQVQATADADDQKSDTSQTELHLP; this is translated from the exons ATGGGTTGTTTAAGGACCTTTGTCCCGGTACTTCTTTCGTGGATATTTTTCACTTCAACCACTCTTCAGTTGGGAAGCTAtgaaacacaagttcttttcCAGTTACGGAAGCATTTGGAGTACCCGGCGTTTTTAAATGTCTGGGAAAATTTCAATGGTGATTTGTGTAGCTTTGCTTCACCTCCACAGATGAGCATCAAGTGTGAGAATGACTCTGTTACTGAACTCAGAATAATGGGAGATAAGCCTGCAAAG TTGCTGGATTTGAGAGAGAACAATTTTGATTCAGAACTGCCCTTTGTGCCAGCAGGACTGGCCAATGTGTTTCTGAGCAATAACTCATTTTCGGGTCTAATTCACGAACAATTTGGCATGCTGAGTGAACTTCAGCATCTTGATCTGTCGAAAAATTTTCTGAGTGGAACCCCTCCTGCGGCATTGTTCTCTTTGCCAAATATCAGTTACTTGAATTTATCATCAAACATTCTTGGTGGTCCTCTTCAAGAGGATCTCAAGTGTGGTGAAGCACTTAGTCTGGTTGATCTTTCTGACAACAGATTCACAGGTCTGCTCCCTAGTTGTTTAAGCACTGCGGACAATAGAGTAGTTAAAATTAGTGGAAATTGCTTCTCCATTGACTCCAGGAACCAGCATCCCCCAGCATACTGTAAAGAAATGgataaaagaaaaacaaaatccaCAGTGAAGGAAATAGCTCTGCTGCTTGGTGTCATTGGGGGTATAGTAATTATTGTGCTGACACTCTTGGCTGTTGGGTTTCTCTTTTTCTGTAAAAGACAGCACGCACAGGGGACAGTAGATCAACGTACTCCAGCTAAGGTCGTACAAGATGATCCACCATCAGGGATTTCCCCTGAACTTCTAGTAAATGCCA GGATCATTTCTCAAGCAGCAAAACTGGGGACACAAAATGCTCCAGCTTATAGGGTGTTTTCTATTGTAGAATTGGAAGAAGCCACAAATGGTTTTCATCCAGCAGTTTTTTTGGGCGAAGGCTCCACTGGAAAG GTTTACAAGGGAAGGTTAGAAAATGGCACCCTCGTTGCAGTACGATCCTTGGCTCTACAGAGAAAATACTCAGTTCGGAACCTCAAACTGCAGCTGGATTTGCTCTCGAAACTTTCACACCCGCACCTAGTTGGCCTTCTGGGTCATTGTATTGATGGTAGAGTGCAAAGTGATTCAGCAACAGATAGATTGTTCCTTGTGTATGAATTTGTCCCCAATGGAAACTTTCGCTCTCTTCTTTCAG AAACATGTCCCGAAAAGGTACAAAAGTGGTCCGACAGACTGGCGGTGCTGATTGGTGTCGCCAAGGCTGTACATTTTTTGCATACTGGGGTTATTCCCCCCTGCTTCAGTAATCGGCTGAAGACAAATAATGTACTGCTTGATGAGCACGGGATAGCAAAGCTGAGTGACTACGGAATGTCCATGATTGCAGATGAAACAGAAAATGCTGAA GCAAAGGGACATGGATTCAAACCGAG GCATGAGGCAAAGTTAGAGGACGATGTTTACAGCTTCGGGTTTATAATGCTTGAATCCCTTGTGGGTCCTGTTGTTAGTGAAAAAGGAGAAGAATTTCTGGTGAATGAAATG GCATCCTTCAGCAGCCAAGATTACAGGCGAAAAATAGTGGATCCGGTTGTGTTAACCACAAGCTCGCAGGAGTCGTTGTCGATCGTGATCTCTATCACTAACAAATGTATTTCGGCTGAATCATCCTCTAGCCTTCCATCGTTTGAAGACGTGCTCTGGAATTTGCAATACGCTGCTCAAGTCCAGGCTACGGCTGATGCAGATGATCAGAAATCAGATACATCACAAACGGAGCTTCACTTGCCATGA
- the LOC140862700 gene encoding probable inactive leucine-rich repeat receptor-like protein kinase At3g03770 isoform X3: MGCLRTFVPVLLSWIFFTSTTLQLGSYETQVLFQLRKHLEYPAFLNVWENFNGDLCSFASPPQMSIKCENDSVTELRIMGDKPAKVGEFYGFAIPNQTLSQSFSIDSFVVTLTRLLSLRVVSLVSLGIWGPLPDKLYRLNSLEVLDLSSNFISGSIPPKMSRLVKLQTLTLDGNFFNDTVPEWLDSLTNLARLSLKNNRLKGPLPSSVSKIKTMSELVLSHNLLSGKLPDLTGLPNLQLLDLRENNFDSELPFVPAGLANVFLSNNSFSGLIHEQFGMLSELQHLDLSKNFLSGTPPAALFSLPNISYLNLSSNILGGPLQEDLKCGEALSLVDLSDNRFTGLLPSCLSTADNRVVKISGNCFSIDSRNQHPPAYCKEMDKRKTKSTVKEIALLLGVIGGIVIIVLTLLAVGFLFFCKRQHAQGTVDQRTPAKVVQDDPPSGISPELLVNARIISQAAKLGTQNAPAYRVFSIVELEEATNGFHPAVFLGEGSTGKVYKGRLENGTLVAVRSLALQRKYSVRNLKLQLDLLSKLSHPHLVGLLGHCIDGRVQSDSATDRLFLVYEFVPNGNFRSLLSETCPEKVQKWSDRLAVLIGVAKAVHFLHTGVIPPCFSNRLKTNNVLLDEHGIAKLSDYGMSMIADETENAEAKGHGFKPRHEAKLEDDVYSFGFIMLESLVGPVVSEKGEEFLVNEMEMACIGRHPSAAKITGEK; encoded by the exons ATGGGTTGTTTAAGGACCTTTGTCCCGGTACTTCTTTCGTGGATATTTTTCACTTCAACCACTCTTCAGTTGGGAAGCTAtgaaacacaagttcttttcCAGTTACGGAAGCATTTGGAGTACCCGGCGTTTTTAAATGTCTGGGAAAATTTCAATGGTGATTTGTGTAGCTTTGCTTCACCTCCACAGATGAGCATCAAGTGTGAGAATGACTCTGTTACTGAACTCAGAATAATGGGAGATAAGCCTGCAAAGGTCGGTGAATTTTATGGATTTGCTATACCGAATCAAACCTTATCTCAGAGTTTCTCTATAGATTCTTTCGTGGTAACATTGACTAGGTTGCTTAGCTTAAGGGTGGTTAGCTTAGTGTCATTAGGCATTTGGGGACCCTTACCGGATAAATTGTACAGGTTAAATTCACTTGAAGTTTTAGACTTGAGTTCAAATTTTATATCCGGTTCCATTCCTCCCAAGATGTCTCGATTGGTGAAGCTTCAGACATTAACATTGGATGGGAACTTTTTCAATGATACAGTTCCCGAATGGTTGGATTCGTTGACAAATCTCGCTAGACTAAGCTTAAAGAACAATAGGCTAAAGGGCCCCCTTCCTTCTtcagtttccaaaattaaaacaatGTCTGAACTTGTTTTATCTCACAATTTGCTTTCTGGGAAGTTGCCTGATTTGACAGGCTTGCCTAATTTACAGTTGCTGGATTTGAGAGAGAACAATTTTGATTCAGAACTGCCCTTTGTGCCAGCAGGACTGGCCAATGTGTTTCTGAGCAATAACTCATTTTCGGGTCTAATTCACGAACAATTTGGCATGCTGAGTGAACTTCAGCATCTTGATCTGTCGAAAAATTTTCTGAGTGGAACCCCTCCTGCGGCATTGTTCTCTTTGCCAAATATCAGTTACTTGAATTTATCATCAAACATTCTTGGTGGTCCTCTTCAAGAGGATCTCAAGTGTGGTGAAGCACTTAGTCTGGTTGATCTTTCTGACAACAGATTCACAGGTCTGCTCCCTAGTTGTTTAAGCACTGCGGACAATAGAGTAGTTAAAATTAGTGGAAATTGCTTCTCCATTGACTCCAGGAACCAGCATCCCCCAGCATACTGTAAAGAAATGgataaaagaaaaacaaaatccaCAGTGAAGGAAATAGCTCTGCTGCTTGGTGTCATTGGGGGTATAGTAATTATTGTGCTGACACTCTTGGCTGTTGGGTTTCTCTTTTTCTGTAAAAGACAGCACGCACAGGGGACAGTAGATCAACGTACTCCAGCTAAGGTCGTACAAGATGATCCACCATCAGGGATTTCCCCTGAACTTCTAGTAAATGCCA GGATCATTTCTCAAGCAGCAAAACTGGGGACACAAAATGCTCCAGCTTATAGGGTGTTTTCTATTGTAGAATTGGAAGAAGCCACAAATGGTTTTCATCCAGCAGTTTTTTTGGGCGAAGGCTCCACTGGAAAG GTTTACAAGGGAAGGTTAGAAAATGGCACCCTCGTTGCAGTACGATCCTTGGCTCTACAGAGAAAATACTCAGTTCGGAACCTCAAACTGCAGCTGGATTTGCTCTCGAAACTTTCACACCCGCACCTAGTTGGCCTTCTGGGTCATTGTATTGATGGTAGAGTGCAAAGTGATTCAGCAACAGATAGATTGTTCCTTGTGTATGAATTTGTCCCCAATGGAAACTTTCGCTCTCTTCTTTCAG AAACATGTCCCGAAAAGGTACAAAAGTGGTCCGACAGACTGGCGGTGCTGATTGGTGTCGCCAAGGCTGTACATTTTTTGCATACTGGGGTTATTCCCCCCTGCTTCAGTAATCGGCTGAAGACAAATAATGTACTGCTTGATGAGCACGGGATAGCAAAGCTGAGTGACTACGGAATGTCCATGATTGCAGATGAAACAGAAAATGCTGAA GCAAAGGGACATGGATTCAAACCGAG GCATGAGGCAAAGTTAGAGGACGATGTTTACAGCTTCGGGTTTATAATGCTTGAATCCCTTGTGGGTCCTGTTGTTAGTGAAAAAGGAGAAGAATTTCTGGTGAATGAAATG GAAATGGCATGCATTGGCAGGCATCCTTCAGCAGCCAAGATTACAGGCGAAAAATAG
- the LOC140862700 gene encoding probable inactive leucine-rich repeat receptor-like protein kinase At3g03770 isoform X2 gives MGCLRTFVPLRKHLEYPAFLNVWENFNGDLCSFASPPQMSIKCENDSVTELRIMGDKPAKVGEFYGFAIPNQTLSQSFSIDSFVVTLTRLLSLRVVSLVSLGIWGPLPDKLYRLNSLEVLDLSSNFISGSIPPKMSRLVKLQTLTLDGNFFNDTVPEWLDSLTNLARLSLKNNRLKGPLPSSVSKIKTMSELVLSHNLLSGKLPDLTGLPNLQLLDLRENNFDSELPFVPAGLANVFLSNNSFSGLIHEQFGMLSELQHLDLSKNFLSGTPPAALFSLPNISYLNLSSNILGGPLQEDLKCGEALSLVDLSDNRFTGLLPSCLSTADNRVVKISGNCFSIDSRNQHPPAYCKEMDKRKTKSTVKEIALLLGVIGGIVIIVLTLLAVGFLFFCKRQHAQGTVDQRTPAKVVQDDPPSGISPELLVNARIISQAAKLGTQNAPAYRVFSIVELEEATNGFHPAVFLGEGSTGKVYKGRLENGTLVAVRSLALQRKYSVRNLKLQLDLLSKLSHPHLVGLLGHCIDGRVQSDSATDRLFLVYEFVPNGNFRSLLSETCPEKVQKWSDRLAVLIGVAKAVHFLHTGVIPPCFSNRLKTNNVLLDEHGIAKLSDYGMSMIADETENAEAKGHGFKPRHEAKLEDDVYSFGFIMLESLVGPVVSEKGEEFLVNEMASFSSQDYRRKIVDPVVLTTSSQESLSIVISITNKCISAESSSSLPSFEDVLWNLQYAAQVQATADADDQKSDTSQTELHLP, from the exons ATGGGTTGTTTAAGGACCTTTGTCCCG TTACGGAAGCATTTGGAGTACCCGGCGTTTTTAAATGTCTGGGAAAATTTCAATGGTGATTTGTGTAGCTTTGCTTCACCTCCACAGATGAGCATCAAGTGTGAGAATGACTCTGTTACTGAACTCAGAATAATGGGAGATAAGCCTGCAAAGGTCGGTGAATTTTATGGATTTGCTATACCGAATCAAACCTTATCTCAGAGTTTCTCTATAGATTCTTTCGTGGTAACATTGACTAGGTTGCTTAGCTTAAGGGTGGTTAGCTTAGTGTCATTAGGCATTTGGGGACCCTTACCGGATAAATTGTACAGGTTAAATTCACTTGAAGTTTTAGACTTGAGTTCAAATTTTATATCCGGTTCCATTCCTCCCAAGATGTCTCGATTGGTGAAGCTTCAGACATTAACATTGGATGGGAACTTTTTCAATGATACAGTTCCCGAATGGTTGGATTCGTTGACAAATCTCGCTAGACTAAGCTTAAAGAACAATAGGCTAAAGGGCCCCCTTCCTTCTtcagtttccaaaattaaaacaatGTCTGAACTTGTTTTATCTCACAATTTGCTTTCTGGGAAGTTGCCTGATTTGACAGGCTTGCCTAATTTACAGTTGCTGGATTTGAGAGAGAACAATTTTGATTCAGAACTGCCCTTTGTGCCAGCAGGACTGGCCAATGTGTTTCTGAGCAATAACTCATTTTCGGGTCTAATTCACGAACAATTTGGCATGCTGAGTGAACTTCAGCATCTTGATCTGTCGAAAAATTTTCTGAGTGGAACCCCTCCTGCGGCATTGTTCTCTTTGCCAAATATCAGTTACTTGAATTTATCATCAAACATTCTTGGTGGTCCTCTTCAAGAGGATCTCAAGTGTGGTGAAGCACTTAGTCTGGTTGATCTTTCTGACAACAGATTCACAGGTCTGCTCCCTAGTTGTTTAAGCACTGCGGACAATAGAGTAGTTAAAATTAGTGGAAATTGCTTCTCCATTGACTCCAGGAACCAGCATCCCCCAGCATACTGTAAAGAAATGgataaaagaaaaacaaaatccaCAGTGAAGGAAATAGCTCTGCTGCTTGGTGTCATTGGGGGTATAGTAATTATTGTGCTGACACTCTTGGCTGTTGGGTTTCTCTTTTTCTGTAAAAGACAGCACGCACAGGGGACAGTAGATCAACGTACTCCAGCTAAGGTCGTACAAGATGATCCACCATCAGGGATTTCCCCTGAACTTCTAGTAAATGCCA GGATCATTTCTCAAGCAGCAAAACTGGGGACACAAAATGCTCCAGCTTATAGGGTGTTTTCTATTGTAGAATTGGAAGAAGCCACAAATGGTTTTCATCCAGCAGTTTTTTTGGGCGAAGGCTCCACTGGAAAG GTTTACAAGGGAAGGTTAGAAAATGGCACCCTCGTTGCAGTACGATCCTTGGCTCTACAGAGAAAATACTCAGTTCGGAACCTCAAACTGCAGCTGGATTTGCTCTCGAAACTTTCACACCCGCACCTAGTTGGCCTTCTGGGTCATTGTATTGATGGTAGAGTGCAAAGTGATTCAGCAACAGATAGATTGTTCCTTGTGTATGAATTTGTCCCCAATGGAAACTTTCGCTCTCTTCTTTCAG AAACATGTCCCGAAAAGGTACAAAAGTGGTCCGACAGACTGGCGGTGCTGATTGGTGTCGCCAAGGCTGTACATTTTTTGCATACTGGGGTTATTCCCCCCTGCTTCAGTAATCGGCTGAAGACAAATAATGTACTGCTTGATGAGCACGGGATAGCAAAGCTGAGTGACTACGGAATGTCCATGATTGCAGATGAAACAGAAAATGCTGAA GCAAAGGGACATGGATTCAAACCGAG GCATGAGGCAAAGTTAGAGGACGATGTTTACAGCTTCGGGTTTATAATGCTTGAATCCCTTGTGGGTCCTGTTGTTAGTGAAAAAGGAGAAGAATTTCTGGTGAATGAAATG GCATCCTTCAGCAGCCAAGATTACAGGCGAAAAATAGTGGATCCGGTTGTGTTAACCACAAGCTCGCAGGAGTCGTTGTCGATCGTGATCTCTATCACTAACAAATGTATTTCGGCTGAATCATCCTCTAGCCTTCCATCGTTTGAAGACGTGCTCTGGAATTTGCAATACGCTGCTCAAGTCCAGGCTACGGCTGATGCAGATGATCAGAAATCAGATACATCACAAACGGAGCTTCACTTGCCATGA
- the LOC140862700 gene encoding probable inactive leucine-rich repeat receptor-like protein kinase At3g03770 isoform X1 has translation MGCLRTFVPVLLSWIFFTSTTLQLGSYETQVLFQLRKHLEYPAFLNVWENFNGDLCSFASPPQMSIKCENDSVTELRIMGDKPAKVGEFYGFAIPNQTLSQSFSIDSFVVTLTRLLSLRVVSLVSLGIWGPLPDKLYRLNSLEVLDLSSNFISGSIPPKMSRLVKLQTLTLDGNFFNDTVPEWLDSLTNLARLSLKNNRLKGPLPSSVSKIKTMSELVLSHNLLSGKLPDLTGLPNLQLLDLRENNFDSELPFVPAGLANVFLSNNSFSGLIHEQFGMLSELQHLDLSKNFLSGTPPAALFSLPNISYLNLSSNILGGPLQEDLKCGEALSLVDLSDNRFTGLLPSCLSTADNRVVKISGNCFSIDSRNQHPPAYCKEMDKRKTKSTVKEIALLLGVIGGIVIIVLTLLAVGFLFFCKRQHAQGTVDQRTPAKVVQDDPPSGISPELLVNARIISQAAKLGTQNAPAYRVFSIVELEEATNGFHPAVFLGEGSTGKVYKGRLENGTLVAVRSLALQRKYSVRNLKLQLDLLSKLSHPHLVGLLGHCIDGRVQSDSATDRLFLVYEFVPNGNFRSLLSETCPEKVQKWSDRLAVLIGVAKAVHFLHTGVIPPCFSNRLKTNNVLLDEHGIAKLSDYGMSMIADETENAEAKGHGFKPRHEAKLEDDVYSFGFIMLESLVGPVVSEKGEEFLVNEMASFSSQDYRRKIVDPVVLTTSSQESLSIVISITNKCISAESSSSLPSFEDVLWNLQYAAQVQATADADDQKSDTSQTELHLP, from the exons ATGGGTTGTTTAAGGACCTTTGTCCCGGTACTTCTTTCGTGGATATTTTTCACTTCAACCACTCTTCAGTTGGGAAGCTAtgaaacacaagttcttttcCAGTTACGGAAGCATTTGGAGTACCCGGCGTTTTTAAATGTCTGGGAAAATTTCAATGGTGATTTGTGTAGCTTTGCTTCACCTCCACAGATGAGCATCAAGTGTGAGAATGACTCTGTTACTGAACTCAGAATAATGGGAGATAAGCCTGCAAAGGTCGGTGAATTTTATGGATTTGCTATACCGAATCAAACCTTATCTCAGAGTTTCTCTATAGATTCTTTCGTGGTAACATTGACTAGGTTGCTTAGCTTAAGGGTGGTTAGCTTAGTGTCATTAGGCATTTGGGGACCCTTACCGGATAAATTGTACAGGTTAAATTCACTTGAAGTTTTAGACTTGAGTTCAAATTTTATATCCGGTTCCATTCCTCCCAAGATGTCTCGATTGGTGAAGCTTCAGACATTAACATTGGATGGGAACTTTTTCAATGATACAGTTCCCGAATGGTTGGATTCGTTGACAAATCTCGCTAGACTAAGCTTAAAGAACAATAGGCTAAAGGGCCCCCTTCCTTCTtcagtttccaaaattaaaacaatGTCTGAACTTGTTTTATCTCACAATTTGCTTTCTGGGAAGTTGCCTGATTTGACAGGCTTGCCTAATTTACAGTTGCTGGATTTGAGAGAGAACAATTTTGATTCAGAACTGCCCTTTGTGCCAGCAGGACTGGCCAATGTGTTTCTGAGCAATAACTCATTTTCGGGTCTAATTCACGAACAATTTGGCATGCTGAGTGAACTTCAGCATCTTGATCTGTCGAAAAATTTTCTGAGTGGAACCCCTCCTGCGGCATTGTTCTCTTTGCCAAATATCAGTTACTTGAATTTATCATCAAACATTCTTGGTGGTCCTCTTCAAGAGGATCTCAAGTGTGGTGAAGCACTTAGTCTGGTTGATCTTTCTGACAACAGATTCACAGGTCTGCTCCCTAGTTGTTTAAGCACTGCGGACAATAGAGTAGTTAAAATTAGTGGAAATTGCTTCTCCATTGACTCCAGGAACCAGCATCCCCCAGCATACTGTAAAGAAATGgataaaagaaaaacaaaatccaCAGTGAAGGAAATAGCTCTGCTGCTTGGTGTCATTGGGGGTATAGTAATTATTGTGCTGACACTCTTGGCTGTTGGGTTTCTCTTTTTCTGTAAAAGACAGCACGCACAGGGGACAGTAGATCAACGTACTCCAGCTAAGGTCGTACAAGATGATCCACCATCAGGGATTTCCCCTGAACTTCTAGTAAATGCCA GGATCATTTCTCAAGCAGCAAAACTGGGGACACAAAATGCTCCAGCTTATAGGGTGTTTTCTATTGTAGAATTGGAAGAAGCCACAAATGGTTTTCATCCAGCAGTTTTTTTGGGCGAAGGCTCCACTGGAAAG GTTTACAAGGGAAGGTTAGAAAATGGCACCCTCGTTGCAGTACGATCCTTGGCTCTACAGAGAAAATACTCAGTTCGGAACCTCAAACTGCAGCTGGATTTGCTCTCGAAACTTTCACACCCGCACCTAGTTGGCCTTCTGGGTCATTGTATTGATGGTAGAGTGCAAAGTGATTCAGCAACAGATAGATTGTTCCTTGTGTATGAATTTGTCCCCAATGGAAACTTTCGCTCTCTTCTTTCAG AAACATGTCCCGAAAAGGTACAAAAGTGGTCCGACAGACTGGCGGTGCTGATTGGTGTCGCCAAGGCTGTACATTTTTTGCATACTGGGGTTATTCCCCCCTGCTTCAGTAATCGGCTGAAGACAAATAATGTACTGCTTGATGAGCACGGGATAGCAAAGCTGAGTGACTACGGAATGTCCATGATTGCAGATGAAACAGAAAATGCTGAA GCAAAGGGACATGGATTCAAACCGAG GCATGAGGCAAAGTTAGAGGACGATGTTTACAGCTTCGGGTTTATAATGCTTGAATCCCTTGTGGGTCCTGTTGTTAGTGAAAAAGGAGAAGAATTTCTGGTGAATGAAATG GCATCCTTCAGCAGCCAAGATTACAGGCGAAAAATAGTGGATCCGGTTGTGTTAACCACAAGCTCGCAGGAGTCGTTGTCGATCGTGATCTCTATCACTAACAAATGTATTTCGGCTGAATCATCCTCTAGCCTTCCATCGTTTGAAGACGTGCTCTGGAATTTGCAATACGCTGCTCAAGTCCAGGCTACGGCTGATGCAGATGATCAGAAATCAGATACATCACAAACGGAGCTTCACTTGCCATGA